A window from Planctomycetota bacterium encodes these proteins:
- a CDS encoding isomerizing glutamine--fructose-6-phosphate transaminase: MCGIVGYVGGREALGVLLDGLRRLEYRGYDSAGVVVQNGRGLDVARAPGRIDALVERLRARPLRGSSGLGHTRWATHGGVTEENAHPHRSCDGRIAVVHNGIVENYQELRRELRGHRFGSATDTEVIPHLVEHFYRKLGGHPLRSVTMALERIRGSFALGVIFADYPGLLVAARVNCPLVLGLGEGENFLASDLSALLPYTRRIVPLEEGEVAKVDRDGVQIFGRGFERRRRRPLEISWEAEGAAKGGYAHFMLKEIHEQPQTLAAEFAGREEGLGGELDLPVGRLKRVVLAGCGTAWHAALVGKVAVEELAGLPAEAGLSSELRYGDSPFGPETLVVAISQSG; the protein is encoded by the coding sequence ATGTGCGGCATCGTCGGATATGTCGGCGGCCGGGAGGCGCTCGGGGTTCTCCTCGACGGGCTCCGGCGCCTGGAGTATCGGGGATACGACTCGGCCGGAGTCGTGGTCCAGAACGGCCGCGGTCTGGACGTGGCGCGGGCCCCCGGGCGGATCGACGCGCTCGTGGAGCGCCTGAGGGCCCGTCCGCTGCGGGGTTCGTCCGGGTTGGGACATACGCGGTGGGCTACGCACGGCGGCGTGACCGAAGAAAACGCCCATCCCCACCGCTCCTGCGACGGGCGGATCGCCGTCGTCCACAACGGCATCGTCGAGAACTATCAGGAGCTTCGCCGCGAGCTGCGCGGCCACCGCTTCGGTTCCGCGACGGACACGGAAGTCATCCCGCACCTCGTGGAACATTTCTACCGCAAGCTCGGAGGGCATCCGCTGCGGTCCGTGACGATGGCGCTGGAGCGGATCCGCGGGAGTTTCGCCCTGGGGGTCATTTTCGCGGATTACCCGGGGCTTCTGGTCGCGGCGCGGGTGAACTGTCCTCTCGTGCTCGGGTTGGGCGAGGGGGAGAATTTTCTGGCGAGCGATCTTTCGGCCCTTCTGCCGTACACGCGGCGGATCGTTCCCCTCGAGGAGGGCGAGGTCGCCAAAGTGGACCGGGACGGGGTCCAGATTTTCGGGCGCGGCTTCGAGCGCCGCCGGCGCCGTCCCCTAGAGATTTCGTGGGAGGCGGAGGGGGCGGCCAAGGGGGGCTATGCGCATTTCATGCTCAAGGAGATCCACGAGCAGCCGCAGACGCTGGCGGCGGAATTCGCCGGGCGGGAGGAAGGGCTGGGAGGGGAGCTGGATCTTCCGGTGGGGCGCCTGAAGCGGGTGGTGCTGGCGGGGTGCGGGACGGCTTGGCACGCGGCCCTGGTGGGGAAGGTGGCGGTGGAGGAGCTTGCGGGGCTGCCGGCGGAGGCGGGGCTTTCGAGCGAGCTTCGATACGGGGATTCCCCCTTCGGGCCGGAGACGCTGGTGGTGGCGATTTCGCAGTCGGGG